From a single Francisella halioticida genomic region:
- the truA gene encoding tRNA pseudouridine(38-40) synthase TruA, translating to MKNYLLQVEYFGKNYCGWQRQSHSPSIQEELEKTLSKIANHNIVVTCAGRTDTGVHATSQVVNFHSDADRSLNAWQRGINALLPKDIKILNIKEVRNEFNSRFSAKNRTYNYIIYNSTISSPIFAEHSLWENRKLDILSMNQACKYLLGEQNFSSFRSSQCQSNTPFRNIKKAEFIKQGDFIVFEVVGNAFLHHMIRNLVGSLLKVGLGLKSSEWIKELLDAKDRTQAAETTKAHGLYFVGVEYQDFQFKRQVINLF from the coding sequence ATGAAAAATTATTTATTACAGGTAGAGTATTTTGGTAAAAACTATTGTGGCTGGCAAAGACAATCTCATTCTCCTAGTATCCAAGAAGAGCTTGAAAAGACTTTATCTAAGATTGCTAACCATAATATTGTAGTAACTTGTGCTGGTAGAACAGATACTGGTGTACATGCTACCTCTCAAGTAGTTAATTTTCACTCAGATGCTGATAGATCCTTAAATGCTTGGCAAAGGGGAATAAATGCTCTACTACCCAAAGATATTAAGATATTAAATATTAAAGAGGTTCGTAATGAGTTTAACTCAAGATTTTCTGCGAAAAATAGAACATACAACTACATTATATATAATTCAACTATAAGTTCTCCCATTTTTGCAGAGCATAGTTTATGGGAAAATCGTAAGCTTGATATACTAAGTATGAATCAAGCCTGTAAATATCTTTTAGGAGAGCAGAATTTTAGTTCTTTTAGATCATCACAATGCCAATCTAATACACCTTTTAGAAATATTAAAAAAGCTGAGTTTATTAAACAAGGTGATTTTATAGTTTTTGAAGTAGTTGGAAATGCTTTTCTACATCATATGATTAGAAATTTAGTTGGATCATTACTAAAAGTAGGCTTAGGTCTAAAATCATCAGAATGGATAAAGGAACTTTTAGATGCAAAAGATCGAACCCAAGCGGCTGAAACTACTAAAGCGCATGGTCTATATTTTGTTGGGGTAGAATATCAAGATTTTCAGTTTAAGCGTCAGGTAATTAATTTATTTTAA
- a CDS encoding calcium-binding protein has product MLVKKFYAKSGYQTKVSGFEFADGSFDSIERVQPVTLGTDLGEKIVGTNDIVDVVDAGAGDDTVYLGLGDDIADAGDGNDIVKALNGGNNIIDGGSGDDRIETGAGSDMLSGGEGDDVIKAGARNDIITGGQCDDSLAGGAGSDTYEYSSGDGNDTINLAGDGSTDILKLNDISKDDILFSRVDNDLQINFQDQLSSIIVDDYFESQYNNDSLIIDANDEFQMLLAANANKMSEILAANTSSEDIDGGSVDGSNQITTQVDASQLADLWMPKDKTGS; this is encoded by the coding sequence TTGTTAGTTAAGAAATTCTATGCTAAAAGTGGTTATCAAACTAAAGTATCAGGATTTGAATTTGCAGATGGTAGCTTTGACTCTATAGAAAGAGTTCAACCAGTAACATTAGGTACTGATTTAGGTGAGAAGATCGTAGGTACCAATGATATTGTAGATGTTGTAGATGCAGGAGCTGGAGATGATACAGTTTATCTAGGTTTAGGAGATGATATAGCAGATGCTGGTGATGGTAATGATATAGTTAAAGCTCTAAATGGTGGTAATAATATTATCGATGGTGGATCTGGTGACGATAGGATAGAAACTGGAGCAGGCTCAGATATGTTATCTGGTGGGGAAGGCGATGATGTTATTAAAGCAGGGGCAAGAAATGATATTATCACTGGAGGTCAATGTGATGATTCCTTAGCTGGTGGAGCTGGATCAGATACTTATGAGTACTCATCTGGTGATGGTAATGATACTATCAACTTAGCTGGAGATGGTTCTACAGATATACTCAAGCTAAATGATATCTCAAAAGATGATATATTATTCTCAAGAGTAGATAATGATTTACAGATTAACTTCCAAGATCAGCTATCATCAATAATTGTAGATGATTATTTTGAGTCACAATATAATAATGATTCCCTTATTATAGATGCAAATGATGAGTTTCAAATGTTGTTAGCCGCTAATGCAAATAAGATGTCTGAAATACTAGCAGCAAATACATCTAGTGAAGATATAGATGGAGGTAGTGTAGATGGCAGTAACCAAATTACCACACAAGTAGATGCATCACAATTAGCTGACCTATGGATGCCTAAGGATAAAACAGGTAGTTAA
- the secA gene encoding preprotein translocase subunit SecA — protein sequence MLSLVQKIIGSRNDRFIKKISKTVENVNLLESEIEKLSDEQIRGKTVEFKEKISKGETLERLLPEAFAVVREAAKRTKNMRHYDVQLIGGIVLHQGKVAEMRTGEGKTLVATLPAYLNALTGEGVHVITVNDYLAKRDAELMSEIYEFLGMTVGVIVADLDPEQRKKSYACDITYGTNNEFGFDYLRDNMAYEKEQQVQRSRNFVIIDEVDSILIDEARTPLIISGASDDSSDMYNLFNSLVPFLQKQDKEEVEEDQEQKDFYVDEKSKNAYLTEKGYAKIEGMLKKDGTLEEDDNLYSPHNIIKMHYLNACLRAQSLYQLNVDYIVRDQEVIIIDESTGRAMPGRRWSDGLHQAIEAKECVKINAENQTMASITFQNFFKLYNKIAGMTGTADTEAFELHSIYNLEVIIIPTNKPLIRKDHHDEIYGSVREKFDAIVVGIKERVSKGQPILVGTASIEASEVLSTLLNKKKIKHNVLNAKQHEKEAGIIAMAGYPGNVTIATNMAGRGTDIILGGNWEVEIAELEDATEADITKIKTNWQERNETVKKAGGLCIIGSERHDSRRIDNQLRGRAARQGDPGESKFYLSMDDNLLRIFASQGMAERVKKGLKGGESLAFGFMSKVISKAQGKVENYHFDIRKNILEYDNVVNTQRKVIYEQRQAFLDADDVNEILADIRIDVAEQLFHDYVPAGSMHELWDLEGLEKALKADFMIEVYLQKLYQDDDNIGEEDLKELVREAITLEFTEKTKELESDAVMQFEKFSLLQGLDNHWREHLSSIDHLRNSINLRGYAQKDPKNEYKKEAFELFSSMLDSFKYEVISSLAKIRISTEEETQRAQEEWKESMGDIKAEHESVIDNNQREDEQDEQQEEIPKVQQVKRDGPKIKRNDPCQCGSGKKYKQCHGKVE from the coding sequence ATGTTAAGTTTAGTACAAAAAATTATTGGTAGTCGTAACGATAGATTTATAAAGAAAATTTCTAAAACAGTTGAGAATGTTAATTTGCTTGAGTCTGAAATTGAAAAGCTATCAGATGAGCAAATTAGAGGAAAAACAGTTGAATTTAAAGAAAAAATTAGCAAGGGTGAAACTTTAGAAAGATTATTGCCAGAAGCTTTTGCAGTTGTTAGAGAAGCAGCTAAAAGAACTAAAAATATGCGTCATTACGATGTTCAGCTAATTGGTGGTATAGTTCTACATCAAGGTAAAGTAGCTGAGATGAGAACTGGTGAAGGTAAAACACTAGTTGCTACATTACCAGCATATTTAAATGCTCTAACAGGTGAAGGTGTTCATGTAATCACTGTAAATGACTATCTTGCAAAACGTGATGCTGAGTTGATGAGTGAAATCTATGAATTTCTTGGTATGACTGTTGGTGTAATCGTTGCTGATCTAGATCCAGAACAACGTAAAAAGTCTTATGCTTGTGATATTACATATGGTACAAACAATGAATTTGGTTTTGACTATCTTAGAGATAATATGGCTTATGAAAAAGAGCAACAGGTTCAAAGAAGTCGTAATTTTGTAATTATAGATGAGGTTGATTCAATCTTGATTGATGAAGCAAGAACTCCTCTTATAATTTCTGGGGCTTCTGATGATAGTTCTGATATGTACAATCTTTTTAATAGCTTAGTTCCTTTCTTACAAAAACAGGATAAAGAAGAAGTTGAAGAAGACCAAGAGCAAAAAGATTTTTATGTAGATGAAAAATCTAAAAATGCATATTTAACAGAAAAAGGTTATGCAAAGATTGAAGGTATGCTTAAAAAAGATGGTACACTTGAGGAAGATGATAATCTTTATAGTCCACATAATATTATAAAAATGCATTATTTAAATGCTTGTTTGAGAGCACAGTCACTATATCAACTAAACGTTGATTATATAGTACGTGATCAAGAAGTTATAATTATAGATGAAAGTACAGGTAGAGCAATGCCTGGACGTAGGTGGTCAGATGGTCTACATCAAGCTATTGAAGCAAAAGAATGTGTTAAAATAAATGCTGAAAACCAAACAATGGCATCTATTACTTTTCAAAACTTTTTTAAACTATATAATAAAATTGCTGGTATGACAGGTACTGCTGATACAGAAGCCTTTGAGCTTCATTCTATCTACAATTTAGAAGTTATAATTATACCAACAAATAAACCACTAATTAGAAAAGATCATCATGATGAGATATATGGTAGTGTTAGAGAGAAATTCGATGCTATAGTTGTTGGTATTAAAGAAAGAGTATCAAAAGGTCAGCCAATATTAGTTGGTACTGCATCTATTGAAGCATCAGAAGTTTTATCAACTTTACTAAATAAGAAAAAAATCAAACATAATGTCCTAAATGCTAAACAGCATGAAAAAGAAGCTGGTATTATTGCTATGGCAGGTTATCCTGGTAATGTAACGATTGCTACAAATATGGCAGGTCGTGGTACTGATATTATCCTTGGTGGTAATTGGGAAGTTGAGATTGCTGAATTAGAAGATGCTACAGAAGCAGATATTACTAAAATCAAAACTAACTGGCAAGAGCGTAATGAGACTGTCAAAAAGGCGGGTGGTTTATGTATCATAGGTTCAGAACGCCATGATTCACGTAGAATTGATAATCAGTTAAGAGGACGTGCTGCTCGTCAGGGTGATCCTGGAGAGAGTAAGTTTTATCTATCTATGGATGATAATCTTTTAAGAATTTTTGCATCTCAGGGCATGGCTGAGAGAGTTAAAAAAGGTCTTAAAGGTGGTGAATCTTTAGCTTTTGGATTTATGTCAAAAGTGATCTCTAAAGCTCAAGGTAAAGTTGAGAACTATCATTTTGATATTCGTAAGAACATTTTAGAATATGATAATGTTGTTAATACTCAGCGTAAGGTTATATATGAGCAAAGACAAGCTTTCTTAGATGCTGATGATGTCAATGAAATTCTAGCAGATATCCGTATAGATGTGGCTGAGCAGTTATTTCATGATTATGTTCCGGCTGGATCTATGCATGAGTTATGGGACTTAGAAGGTTTAGAAAAGGCTCTTAAAGCTGATTTTATGATAGAAGTCTATCTACAGAAGCTATATCAAGATGATGATAATATAGGCGAAGAAGATCTAAAAGAACTTGTAAGAGAAGCAATAACTCTAGAATTTACTGAAAAGACAAAAGAGCTAGAATCAGATGCAGTTATGCAGTTTGAGAAATTCTCATTATTACAAGGTTTAGATAATCATTGGCGTGAGCATTTAAGCTCGATAGATCATTTGCGTAATAGTATTAATCTGCGTGGCTATGCGCAAAAAGACCCTAAGAATGAATATAAGAAAGAAGCCTTTGAACTTTTCTCAAGTATGCTTGATAGCTTTAAATATGAAGTTATATCATCTTTAGCTAAGATTAGAATATCTACAGAGGAAGAAACTCAACGAGCTCAAGAAGAGTGGAAAGAGTCTATGGGCGATATCAAAGCAGAACATGAAAGTGTCATTGATAATAATCAAAGAGAAGACGAACAAGATGAGCAACAAGAGGAAATTCCTAAAGTTCAGCAAGTTAAAAGAGACGGTCCTAAGATAAAAAGAAATGACCCTTGTCAATGTGGTTCTGGTAAAAAATATAAACAGTGTCATGGGAAAGTAGAATAA
- a CDS encoding LPP20 family lipoprotein gives MRYLFISLISLALLGCSTSREYYNPLNFSHNKVKIDIQKTSKNIDRYKSITPIWFITGQNNSDELLYGFGTGETLNQATNNALVDMTQRLQIMISSTTSFENIINDNNISQKLIQQITTQTAKFNIPNYNITNQAKSYNTYYVELQINRTQTINNLQNIIRSNIYQATKFLNNTKNKSSLYRFDITQDVSSNIKIIKSSFRTLLILSPSINIDQQMIELNNIENKLINLKRSIHIYINKQNSGFFYSSLEKFLKVNNYIILNNKTSANIYITLKLENYNNTYKDQSYCLDNKIELQVSDNISGQIYPKQYKVKACSKQGRLVAIDKATQIFYSQLDNAKRVY, from the coding sequence ATGAGGTATTTATTCATTAGCTTAATCAGCTTAGCACTTTTAGGATGTAGTACTTCACGTGAGTATTATAATCCACTCAATTTTAGTCATAATAAAGTAAAAATAGATATCCAAAAAACATCAAAAAATATAGATAGATATAAATCAATAACCCCTATCTGGTTTATAACAGGACAAAATAACTCTGATGAGCTTCTATATGGTTTTGGAACAGGCGAGACTTTAAATCAAGCAACGAATAATGCCCTCGTAGACATGACTCAAAGGCTACAAATTATGATCTCTTCAACTACAAGCTTTGAAAATATTATAAATGATAATAATATTTCGCAAAAACTAATTCAACAAATTACCACACAAACTGCTAAATTCAATATTCCTAACTATAATATTACCAATCAAGCAAAGTCTTATAATACTTATTACGTTGAATTACAAATCAATAGAACACAAACTATTAATAATTTACAAAATATAATAAGAAGTAATATTTACCAAGCAACTAAATTCTTAAATAATACTAAAAATAAAAGCTCTTTATATAGGTTTGATATAACTCAAGATGTCAGTAGTAATATTAAAATTATCAAAAGTAGTTTTAGAACCTTGTTAATCCTATCTCCTAGTATAAATATTGATCAGCAAATGATAGAACTAAATAATATTGAAAATAAACTTATAAACCTAAAAAGAAGTATTCATATATATATAAATAAACAAAATAGTGGATTTTTTTATAGCTCTTTAGAAAAGTTTTTAAAGGTCAACAATTACATAATATTAAATAACAAAACTTCTGCAAATATTTATATTACTCTAAAATTAGAAAACTATAATAACACTTATAAAGATCAAAGCTATTGTTTAGATAATAAAATCGAACTTCAAGTATCTGACAATATCTCAGGGCAAATATATCCAAAACAATATAAAGTTAAAGCATGCTCAAAACAAGGTAGATTAGTAGCTATAGACAAAGCGACTCAAATATTTTATTCTCAGTTAGATAACGCAAAAAGAGTTTATTAA
- the deoD gene encoding purine-nucleoside phosphorylase encodes MSLPTPHIEAQTKEEFAKTVIMPGDPLRAKYIAENYLENITRVSAVRNMYAYTGTYKGKKVSIMGSGMGMPSMGIYAYELFKYYNVENIIRIGSAGSYKTEFEVYDVVLIDESYGESDYIKITTGNNVRNVSANKELNEKLVSSAERLDVELKVAKAHCSDVFYRKDTTDYKQIVKNHKCGLVEMETAALFATANELGKKAAAVVTISDSFVTGESTTSKQREQSFTHMMEIALETVDEK; translated from the coding sequence ATGTCATTACCTACTCCTCATATAGAAGCACAAACAAAAGAAGAGTTTGCAAAAACAGTAATAATGCCTGGAGATCCATTAAGGGCTAAATATATAGCGGAGAATTATTTAGAAAATATCACAAGGGTTAGCGCTGTTAGAAATATGTATGCTTATACAGGCACCTATAAAGGCAAAAAAGTAAGCATAATGGGTTCTGGTATGGGTATGCCAAGTATGGGTATCTATGCTTATGAGCTTTTTAAATATTATAATGTTGAAAATATTATAAGAATAGGTTCTGCAGGCTCATATAAAACTGAATTTGAAGTATATGATGTTGTTTTAATTGATGAAAGCTACGGTGAATCTGACTATATAAAAATTACTACAGGCAATAATGTTCGTAATGTCTCTGCTAATAAAGAACTAAATGAAAAACTAGTAAGCTCAGCAGAAAGATTAGATGTTGAGCTTAAAGTTGCAAAAGCGCATTGTAGTGATGTGTTTTATAGAAAAGATACAACTGACTATAAGCAAATAGTTAAAAACCATAAATGTGGATTAGTAGAAATGGAAACAGCTGCATTATTTGCTACAGCTAATGAACTTGGTAAAAAAGCAGCAGCAGTTGTTACTATTTCCGATAGCTTCGTCACGGGTGAATCTACTACTTCAAAACAAAGGGAGCAATCATTTACACATATGATGGAAATTGCTTTAGAAACTGTTGACGAGAAATAG
- the ftsH gene encoding ATP-dependent zinc metalloprotease FtsH: MAQNNDNKNNMLKNIIFWVLIIGGMLLLFNGINDTRSSSNSLDYSSFVSKLKDNQISSVDVDGRTIKGKTTSGESFVTYAPLLDGRLVNKLEDSKATIKAKAPEKPNLFLAFLLNWLPMLLIFGFFIYMMVKAGGGSKGGPFSVGKSKAKLLGEDEIKITLEDVAGVDEAKQEVAEIVDFLREPKKYEKIGGKIPKGVLMVGPPGTGKTLLARAIAGEAKVPFFSISGSDFVEMFVGVGASRVRDMFDQAKKKAPCLVFIDEIDAVGRHRGSGMGGGNDEREQTLNQMLVEMDGFADNEGVIVIAATNRPDVLDRALLRPGRFDRQVDVGLPTVKGREAILKVHMKKVALGDDIRPDWIARGTPGFSGAELANLVNEAALFAARDSKEIISMADFEKAKDKILMGSERRSMAMTEKEKKLTAYHEAGHAIIGRLMPEHDPVYKVSIIPRGRALGVTMYMPEGDTVSQSRLVLHGRLCSIFGGRIAEELIFGYDYVTTGASNDIQVATDIARNYVARWGLSDSMGTILYDVEDDGPFGGSGGKSVKLSDSTIREVDSEVRKLIEASYTKAKKLLEENIDILHSMADALIKYETIDAMQVDDLMARRDVREPGDYGDSYKPKEEDAKVIAPIADDQDDSNNTSPKENL, encoded by the coding sequence ATGGCACAAAATAATGATAATAAAAATAATATGTTAAAAAATATTATTTTTTGGGTTTTGATCATTGGTGGAATGTTGTTACTATTCAATGGTATTAATGATACAAGATCATCATCTAATAGTTTAGATTATTCATCTTTTGTATCAAAATTAAAAGATAATCAAATAAGCTCCGTTGATGTTGATGGTAGAACTATTAAAGGTAAAACAACCTCTGGTGAGAGTTTTGTAACTTATGCACCACTTTTGGATGGAAGGTTAGTTAATAAGCTTGAAGATAGTAAAGCCACAATAAAAGCTAAAGCACCAGAAAAACCAAATTTATTTTTAGCATTTTTACTAAACTGGTTACCAATGTTGCTAATATTTGGTTTTTTCATATATATGATGGTAAAAGCTGGTGGTGGAAGTAAAGGTGGGCCATTCTCTGTTGGTAAGAGTAAAGCAAAATTACTTGGCGAAGACGAGATCAAAATAACTCTAGAAGATGTTGCAGGTGTTGATGAAGCAAAACAAGAAGTTGCTGAGATTGTTGATTTTTTGCGTGAGCCAAAAAAATATGAAAAAATTGGCGGTAAGATTCCTAAAGGTGTATTGATGGTTGGGCCTCCAGGTACTGGTAAAACTTTATTAGCTAGAGCTATTGCAGGTGAGGCAAAGGTACCTTTTTTCTCAATTTCAGGTTCTGATTTTGTTGAAATGTTTGTTGGTGTTGGTGCATCGCGTGTACGTGATATGTTTGATCAAGCTAAGAAAAAGGCGCCTTGTTTAGTATTTATTGATGAGATAGATGCTGTTGGAAGACATCGTGGTTCTGGTATGGGCGGTGGTAATGATGAGAGAGAGCAGACTCTTAACCAAATGCTTGTAGAAATGGATGGTTTTGCTGACAATGAAGGTGTTATTGTAATTGCTGCTACGAATAGACCTGATGTTTTAGATAGAGCATTATTAAGACCTGGTAGATTTGATAGACAGGTTGATGTTGGGTTACCAACTGTAAAAGGTCGTGAAGCAATATTAAAAGTACATATGAAAAAAGTTGCTCTTGGTGATGATATTCGACCAGATTGGATTGCTCGTGGTACTCCTGGATTTTCAGGTGCGGAACTTGCAAATCTTGTAAATGAAGCAGCTTTATTTGCTGCTAGAGATTCTAAAGAAATAATATCTATGGCTGATTTTGAGAAAGCGAAAGATAAGATCTTAATGGGATCTGAAAGACGTTCTATGGCTATGACAGAGAAAGAGAAAAAGCTAACAGCTTACCATGAAGCTGGTCATGCTATAATAGGTAGATTAATGCCAGAACATGATCCTGTCTATAAGGTAAGTATTATACCAAGAGGTCGAGCTCTTGGTGTAACTATGTATATGCCAGAAGGTGATACTGTTAGCCAAAGTAGGTTAGTACTTCATGGTCGCTTATGTAGTATATTTGGTGGTAGAATAGCAGAGGAACTTATCTTTGGTTATGATTATGTGACTACAGGGGCTTCTAACGATATTCAAGTAGCTACTGACATTGCGCGTAATTATGTGGCTCGTTGGGGTCTTTCTGATTCTATGGGTACAATTTTGTACGATGTTGAAGATGATGGACCATTTGGTGGCAGTGGTGGAAAATCTGTTAAGCTTTCTGACTCTACTATAAGAGAAGTTGATTCAGAAGTTCGTAAATTGATAGAAGCAAGTTATACAAAAGCAAAAAAACTTCTAGAAGAAAACATAGATATTTTACATTCTATGGCGGACGCACTAATAAAATATGAAACTATAGATGCAATGCAAGTTGATGATCTAATGGCACGACGTGATGTACGTGAACCAGGAGACTATGGAGATAGCTATAAGCCAAAAGAAGAAGATGCTAAAGTTATAGCTCCTATTGCAGATGATCAGGATGATTCAAATAATACCTCCCCGAAGGAAAATCTTTAA
- a CDS encoding IS3 family transposase, with amino-acid sequence MSKKRVTYTADFKAKVIIELLEGDMTVNEIASKYDLLPKNVHNWKQQFLSNACLAFDKSSVVKEYKQEIDELRKDKDATSKELGEVIVERDFLMGKLKSLVSSNDRVNSVDTKLELSLNNQLKLLSVSKSVYYYTPISKFSSNDDIKLLNAIDLIHTKHPYYGTRRLVKLLNRLGFIVGRKLIKSAMEFMGIKALYPKKKTTVINKQHKKYPYLLNVFKNETNQVVIDKANKVWSADITYIRLECGYAYLAAIIDWHSKKTLAWKISNTMDTHLTTSVLKEALFKYGKPDIFNSDQGTQYTAKEHIKILSDNKINISMDAKGRSIDNIAIERFWRTLKYENVYPASYITMKEAKVGIKEYIDIYNNERLHSSIGYMTPDEVYSGILDAA; translated from the coding sequence ATGAGTAAAAAAAGAGTAACGTATACAGCTGATTTTAAAGCTAAAGTAATTATAGAATTGCTAGAAGGCGATATGACAGTTAATGAGATAGCAAGTAAGTATGATTTACTTCCTAAAAACGTGCATAATTGGAAGCAGCAATTTTTATCTAATGCTTGCTTAGCATTTGATAAAAGCTCTGTTGTTAAGGAGTATAAGCAGGAAATAGATGAGCTTAGAAAAGATAAAGATGCAACAAGTAAAGAACTAGGCGAGGTAATAGTAGAGAGGGATTTTTTAATGGGAAAGCTAAAAAGCTTGGTATCATCAAATGATAGAGTAAACTCTGTAGATACTAAGCTAGAATTATCTTTAAATAATCAGCTTAAACTATTATCTGTATCTAAGAGTGTGTACTATTATACACCAATATCAAAATTTAGTAGTAATGATGATATTAAACTATTAAATGCAATAGATTTGATACATACTAAACATCCATATTATGGTACGAGAAGGCTAGTAAAGTTGCTAAATAGATTAGGATTTATAGTTGGAAGGAAGCTAATCAAAAGTGCTATGGAATTCATGGGTATTAAGGCATTGTATCCTAAAAAAAAGACAACTGTCATTAATAAGCAACACAAGAAATATCCATACTTACTTAATGTATTTAAAAATGAGACGAATCAGGTTGTTATAGATAAAGCTAATAAGGTATGGAGTGCTGATATCACGTATATTAGACTAGAATGTGGGTATGCATATTTAGCAGCCATAATAGATTGGCATAGCAAGAAAACACTAGCTTGGAAGATTTCTAATACTATGGATACACATCTAACAACTAGTGTGTTAAAAGAAGCGTTATTTAAATATGGTAAACCTGATATCTTTAACTCTGATCAAGGAACTCAATATACAGCAAAAGAGCATATTAAAATATTATCTGATAATAAAATAAATATATCTATGGATGCTAAAGGAAGATCTATAGATAATATTGCAATTGAGAGATTTTGGAGAACACTGAAATATGAAAATGTTTATCCGGCATCATATATAACTATGAAAGAGGCTAAAGTAGGTATCAAAGAATATATTGATATTTACAACAATGAAAGACTACATTCTAGTATTGGATATATGACTCCTGATGAAGTATATTCTGGTATTTTAGATGCTGCATAA
- a CDS encoding IS3 family transposase, which translates to MSYKGCCYNNTCESFFGTLKVELIHDEKYETREDTKSSIFKYIMDN; encoded by the coding sequence ATGAGCTATAAAGGTTGTTGTTATAATAATACTTGTGAGAGTTTCTTTGGAACTCTAAAAGTAGAATTAATTCATGATGAAAAATATGAAACTAGAGAAGATACTAAATCTTCAATATTTAAATATATAATGGACAATTAA